The window CTCCATTTAGTTTTAATTGTAATGGAAGGCTAAAATGAGAATACTCCTTAGATTGGCTCTGGATAGTAAAAAACTTTTATAATCCAGTTATTAGAAGTACGCTTTGAGGGGGTAAATCTGGTGTCTAAATGGTGTCTAAAATTGAATAATCAGCCTTTGCATCATTTGAGGAGGGGTTTTCCCGGATTTTGAATCCGGCGCGTCTACCAATTCCGCCACTCGGGCATTTATTTTTGAGAAACTGAATATAACAGATAAGCTGCTATTTCTACAACCGAAATTACACTTTTTTAGGATCAACTGTGAATGTTCTTATGCGCTTCTTACTTGCCTGTTTAACAAGCTATGGATTGTATTTTTTAAGAAATGATGCTTGAATGGTTTTTGGATAAAACCGGCCGCACCTACCCTTCGTACTTTTTCCTGAATGGTGGAAGGGGGTTTAGACGAAACCAAAAGACAGGGAACTTGTTTAAGATCCCCCCTACTCTTAATCTTTTGAACTAATTCAAATCCATTCAGCATAGGCATATCAATATCAGAGATAATTAAATCTGGGTCCTCATCAGTTAATCTATTTAACAATTTTTGTGCTGTTACAAATGCCTTTACCTGATATCCTTCATTTCGCAATACCTTTTTCAATAATACTAACTGTACTTCAGAATCATCGACGATAAATATTTTTGGAGGATATTCCCGCTTCATTTTAAAAGAGGATAATACTTTTTATAGGGGTTTTGGATATGTTTTCAATCCTTTACAAAATACGACTTTTGTCCCTACTGATCGCTTAAGTTTTGTTAATTAAGTGTTTTTTAATGCGGCGAAATTGCTCACTCAATCTGTAAAAACCCACTGAAAAAATCTTAAAAATAAAATCAGGGAAATTGTATAATTAATACTAATTTTACATACTCATGTGAGGCATTATATCCCATTTGCAGAAATTCAA of the Fodinibius sp. Rm-B-1B1-1 genome contains:
- a CDS encoding response regulator, which gives rise to MKREYPPKIFIVDDSEVQLVLLKKVLRNEGYQVKAFVTAQKLLNRLTDEDPDLIISDIDMPMLNGFELVQKIKSRGDLKQVPCLLVSSKPPSTIQEKVRRVGAAGFIQKPFKHHFLKNTIHSLLNRQVRSA